A region from the Chroogloeocystis siderophila 5.2 s.c.1 genome encodes:
- a CDS encoding B12-binding domain-containing radical SAM protein, translating to MKALLLYPQFPQSFWSYDRFMEIAGLKAVIPPLGIITVAALLPQDWEVRFCDRNVNHETEADWKWCDLVIISAMLVQKPDFLALIQKAVRLGKKVAVGGPYPTSVPQDALDAGAHYLILDEGEMTVPQFLEALTQGKAQGIFRSIEKPDVTLSPMPRFDLLQRDAYFMMAIQFSRGCPFNCEFCDIISLYGRKPRTKEPNQTIAELQALYDLGWRGSLFIVDDNFIGNQRNVKRFLRELIPWVKQHNYPFTFMTEASVNLAEDDELLHLMSEAGFYAVFLGIETPDQDSLQVTRKLQNTRNPLVEACRKINQAGMLIYAGFILGFDGERSGAGQRIQAFVEQTGIPQPMLGILQALPNTALWNRLQQEQRLIADNGMTPVGDQNNLMNFVPTRPIGEIAKEYTEGFWTLYDPANYLRRCLQQCLSIGSVTGRKQTMQFPSGKGLRLVAQVLWHQGIRRSEIRMQFWQQLWIILRRKPQVLNMYLGLCAAGEHFWEYRVLARERITQQLGYDPLQSALPEQKPVLVNT from the coding sequence ATGAAAGCGTTATTGCTTTATCCTCAGTTTCCCCAGTCGTTTTGGTCTTATGATCGCTTCATGGAAATCGCAGGACTCAAAGCGGTCATTCCACCACTCGGAATCATTACAGTCGCAGCACTGCTACCGCAAGACTGGGAAGTTAGATTTTGCGATCGCAACGTCAATCATGAAACTGAAGCTGATTGGAAGTGGTGCGATCTGGTCATTATTTCGGCGATGTTAGTGCAGAAGCCGGATTTTCTTGCCCTCATTCAAAAAGCAGTGCGATTAGGCAAAAAAGTCGCTGTTGGTGGACCTTATCCGACATCTGTTCCGCAAGACGCGCTTGACGCTGGCGCGCATTATCTAATTCTAGACGAAGGGGAAATGACGGTTCCCCAATTTCTCGAAGCGCTGACGCAAGGCAAAGCACAGGGAATCTTTCGCTCGATTGAAAAACCAGACGTTACCCTTAGCCCAATGCCGCGCTTTGATTTGCTACAGCGGGATGCTTACTTCATGATGGCGATTCAATTTTCTCGCGGTTGTCCGTTCAACTGCGAGTTTTGCGACATTATCTCGCTTTATGGTCGCAAACCACGTACCAAGGAACCAAACCAGACCATAGCAGAATTACAAGCGCTTTATGATTTAGGCTGGCGCGGGTCACTCTTTATTGTTGACGACAACTTTATTGGCAATCAGCGTAATGTCAAACGCTTTTTACGCGAATTGATTCCTTGGGTAAAGCAGCACAACTATCCATTCACCTTTATGACCGAAGCGTCGGTGAATTTAGCAGAAGATGATGAATTACTCCATCTCATGAGTGAAGCAGGCTTCTATGCAGTTTTTCTTGGTATTGAAACACCCGATCAAGATAGTCTGCAAGTGACGCGTAAACTGCAAAATACTCGCAATCCACTAGTCGAAGCTTGTCGCAAAATTAATCAAGCAGGTATGCTGATTTATGCAGGGTTTATCCTTGGCTTTGATGGAGAACGTTCGGGTGCAGGTCAACGAATACAAGCATTTGTTGAACAAACAGGTATTCCTCAACCTATGTTAGGTATTTTGCAAGCATTACCTAATACTGCGTTGTGGAACCGACTTCAGCAAGAGCAACGTTTAATTGCGGATAATGGTATGACTCCTGTAGGGGATCAGAATAACTTGATGAATTTTGTCCCTACTCGCCCTATCGGTGAAATTGCGAAAGAGTATACCGAAGGCTTTTGGACATTGTATGACCCTGCGAATTATCTCAGACGCTGTTTGCAGCAATGTCTCAGTATCGGTTCAGTTACAGGGCGGAAGCAGACAATGCAATTTCCTTCTGGTAAGGGGTTGCGACTTGTTGCCCAGGTGTTGTGGCATCAGGGCATACGGCGTTCTGAAATTAGGATGCAGTTTTGGCAGCAACTCTGGATAATTCTACGCAGAAAACCGCAAGTTCTCAATATGTATTTAGGTTTATGTGCTGCTGGAGAGCATTTTTGGGAGTATCGCGTTTTAGCCAGAGAACGGATTACTCAACAATTAGGCTACGATCCATTACAATCTGCACTACCTGAGCAAAAACCAGTGTTAGTCAATACTTAA
- a CDS encoding fasciclin domain-containing protein, translating into MADIVDTAVKAGSFDTLVAAIKAANLVDTLKGKGPFTVFAPTDEAFAKLPEGTVDALLKDIPKLKKILTYHVVSGKVMAADVVKLKSATTVEGSDVKIDASNGVKVNDATVVTPDVAADNGVIHVIDTVLLPA; encoded by the coding sequence TTGGCTGACATTGTTGATACTGCCGTTAAGGCTGGTTCGTTTGATACCCTAGTTGCTGCAATCAAAGCTGCTAATTTAGTCGATACTTTAAAAGGTAAGGGTCCATTCACTGTCTTTGCACCCACAGATGAAGCTTTTGCTAAGCTTCCTGAAGGTACGGTAGATGCACTACTGAAGGATATTCCAAAGCTTAAGAAAATCCTAACTTATCATGTCGTTTCAGGCAAGGTAATGGCTGCTGATGTTGTCAAGCTGAAGTCAGCTACCACAGTTGAAGGCTCAGATGTAAAAATTGATGCTTCTAATGGCGTTAAGGTAAATGATGCCACAGTTGTAACACCAGATGTAGCTGCTGATAATGGTGTTATCCATGTCATTGACACAGTGTTACTTCCTGCATAA
- a CDS encoding vWA domain-containing protein → MKVFIQPALNDANLDATQANSQRQLAIAIAADTQTDFEFDRSIPLNLCLILDHSGSMKGHPLETVKQAANGLVDRLTPGVDRLSVVVFDHRAKVLIPSQIVDDPESIKRQINRLSAAGGTAIDDGMRLGIEELAKGKKETVSQAFLLTDGENEHGDNQRCLKFAELAASYNLTLNALGFGDHWNQDILEQIADAGGGTLSYIEQPEQAIDEFSRLFNRISTVGLTNAYLLFSLIPKVRLAELKPIAQVAPDTIELPVQQEADGRFAVRLGDLMKVQRVVLANLYIGQLPEGRSAIAQLQVRYDDPGMNRTGLLSETIPVIANVTRAYQPAINSQVQTHILALAKYRQTQLAETKLQQGDRAGAATMLQTAAKTALQMGDKGAATVLQTSATRLQAGEELSQSDRKKTRIVSKTILQE, encoded by the coding sequence ATGAAAGTCTTTATCCAACCGGCGCTCAATGATGCTAATTTAGATGCAACGCAAGCCAACAGTCAACGGCAGTTAGCGATCGCGATCGCTGCGGATACGCAAACTGACTTTGAGTTTGATCGCAGTATACCACTCAATCTTTGTCTGATTCTCGACCACAGCGGTTCGATGAAAGGACATCCCCTCGAAACTGTAAAACAAGCAGCAAATGGACTTGTTGATCGCCTTACCCCTGGAGTAGATCGCTTAAGCGTTGTCGTGTTCGATCACCGTGCCAAAGTTTTGATTCCCAGTCAAATTGTTGACGATCCTGAAAGTATCAAGCGCCAAATCAATCGTCTCTCAGCAGCAGGAGGAACTGCAATTGATGATGGAATGCGATTAGGAATTGAAGAACTTGCTAAGGGTAAAAAAGAGACTGTTTCCCAAGCGTTTTTATTAACTGATGGTGAAAACGAACACGGCGACAACCAACGCTGTCTTAAATTTGCCGAACTTGCGGCAAGTTACAATTTAACACTAAATGCTTTGGGTTTTGGCGATCACTGGAATCAAGATATTCTAGAGCAAATTGCAGATGCGGGAGGTGGCACTTTATCTTATATTGAGCAACCTGAACAAGCTATTGATGAGTTTAGCCGTTTATTTAACCGCATCTCGACAGTGGGATTGACTAATGCTTATTTGCTATTTTCACTGATACCAAAAGTGCGCCTTGCTGAACTCAAACCGATTGCCCAAGTTGCACCAGATACAATTGAGTTACCAGTTCAACAAGAAGCTGATGGACGTTTTGCGGTGCGTTTAGGAGATTTGATGAAAGTACAGCGGGTTGTCTTGGCAAACTTGTATATCGGACAATTACCCGAAGGTAGAAGCGCGATCGCCCAGTTACAAGTCCGCTACGACGATCCTGGCATGAATCGCACAGGATTACTTTCAGAAACAATCCCTGTTATCGCTAACGTCACTCGCGCTTATCAACCCGCAATTAATTCACAAGTCCAAACTCACATCTTGGCATTAGCAAAATATCGCCAAACGCAACTCGCTGAGACAAAACTTCAACAAGGCGATCGCGCAGGCGCAGCCACAATGCTACAAACCGCAGCCAAAACCGCATTACAAATGGGCGACAAAGGCGCGGCGACTGTGTTACAAACCTCTGCAACGCGATTACAAGCCGGAGAAGAACTTTCACAAAGCGATCGCAAGAAAACGCGGATTGTTTCTAAAACTATATTGCAGGAATAA
- a CDS encoding ATP-dependent Clp protease proteolytic subunit — protein sequence MESPIKAVQAPYYGDNFYRTPPPDLPSLLLKERIVYLGMPLVPAVTELLIAELLYLQSEDPDKPIRVYINSTGTSGYSGELVGFETEAFAIYDTMKYIKPPIHTICIGMAMGMSAMLLSAGTKGCRASLPHATIVLHQPKSYAQGQASDIQIRAKEVLANKAAMLDILASTTGQAREKIEKDMDRIFYISPEHAVEYGLIDRVLTKEDLASPQLPAGVI from the coding sequence ATGGAATCACCCATCAAGGCTGTTCAAGCGCCCTATTATGGCGATAACTTCTACCGTACACCGCCCCCCGACTTACCTTCGCTGCTACTTAAGGAACGAATCGTTTACTTAGGGATGCCTTTAGTTCCTGCGGTAACGGAATTACTCATTGCTGAACTACTATACCTACAGTCAGAAGATCCCGACAAGCCGATTCGAGTTTACATCAACTCGACAGGTACTTCAGGTTACAGTGGCGAACTTGTTGGCTTTGAAACCGAAGCTTTTGCGATCTATGACACGATGAAGTACATCAAGCCCCCAATCCATACTATTTGTATTGGAATGGCGATGGGGATGTCTGCGATGTTACTCAGTGCGGGAACAAAAGGCTGTCGCGCTAGCTTACCTCATGCGACGATCGTACTGCATCAACCCAAGAGCTATGCTCAAGGTCAAGCAAGTGATATTCAAATTCGCGCCAAAGAAGTGCTAGCGAATAAAGCTGCAATGCTCGACATCTTAGCAAGCACGACTGGTCAAGCCCGCGAAAAAATCGAAAAAGATATGGATCGGATATTCTATATATCTCCTGAACACGCCGTAGAGTACGGTTTAATTGATCGCGTGTTGACAAAAGAAGACCTCGCGAGTCCGCAACTACCCGCAGGAGTTATTTAG
- a CDS encoding ATP-dependent Clp protease proteolytic subunit, producing the protein MPIGVPKVPYRMPGEAYTQWIDIYNRLYRERIIFLGRDVDDEIANQIIAVMLYLDSEDPGKDIYLYINSPGGMVTSGMAIYDTMQHIKSDVVTICVGLAASMGSFLLAAGTKGKRLALPHSRIMIHQPSGGTRGQATDIEIEAREILRIRHQLNQIYAENTGQPLEKIEKDMDRDFFMSAEEAKQYGLIDKVIEERP; encoded by the coding sequence ATGCCAATTGGCGTTCCTAAAGTCCCCTATCGAATGCCAGGGGAAGCTTATACACAGTGGATTGATATCTACAATCGCCTCTACCGTGAACGTATTATTTTCTTAGGTAGAGATGTCGATGACGAAATTGCTAACCAAATCATCGCGGTCATGTTGTATCTGGATTCCGAAGATCCAGGTAAGGATATTTACCTTTACATCAACTCGCCTGGTGGGATGGTAACATCGGGTATGGCAATTTACGACACAATGCAACACATCAAATCAGATGTCGTGACAATTTGCGTCGGTTTAGCCGCCTCGATGGGATCTTTCTTGCTAGCAGCGGGAACCAAAGGTAAGCGACTCGCATTACCCCATTCGCGCATCATGATTCACCAACCTTCGGGTGGAACTCGTGGACAAGCAACCGATATCGAAATCGAAGCCCGCGAAATTCTCCGCATTCGTCACCAGTTGAACCAAATTTATGCAGAGAATACTGGTCAGCCCTTGGAAAAAATCGAAAAAGACATGGATCGTGACTTTTTCATGTCGGCTGAAGAAGCGAAGCAATACGGTTTGATTGATAAAGTGATTGAAGAAAGACCGTAG
- a CDS encoding J domain-containing protein, with amino-acid sequence MKMTGYYQVLGLTAEATLEEIKAAYRKLVQQYHPDINPGDQQARERFIAITEAYKKLLDSVQSKQALQQNKTEKQPSVQRKPPATKVTRKDTSPYIPPLSAFEFQVKWNSYRELQKLWKNNRFTQAIALAETLAQKLPQDPEVRSWLASSYQRRGRQLIGDRQLETARIYLKKALKTDPHNRSLWSEVERDFRRMEKIFR; translated from the coding sequence ATGAAAATGACAGGTTATTACCAAGTATTAGGATTAACGGCGGAAGCAACGCTTGAGGAAATCAAAGCAGCTTACCGTAAATTAGTGCAGCAGTATCACCCTGATATTAATCCTGGAGATCAGCAAGCTAGGGAGAGATTTATTGCGATTACAGAGGCTTATAAGAAATTACTTGATTCCGTACAATCAAAGCAGGCGCTACAACAAAATAAAACTGAAAAGCAACCGTCAGTACAACGAAAGCCACCCGCAACAAAAGTTACTCGCAAAGATACCTCTCCCTATATACCCCCGCTATCTGCGTTTGAATTTCAGGTGAAGTGGAATTCCTACCGAGAATTGCAGAAATTGTGGAAAAATAATAGATTTACACAAGCGATCGCACTCGCCGAAACCCTCGCCCAAAAACTACCGCAAGATCCGGAAGTCAGATCGTGGCTAGCAAGCAGTTATCAACGCAGGGGACGACAACTCATCGGCGATCGCCAACTCGAAACCGCGCGAATTTATCTGAAAAAAGCCTTGAAGACTGATCCGCATAACCGTTCATTATGGTCGGAAGTTGAACGCGATTTTCGCCGTATGGAAAAAATTTTTAGATAA
- a CDS encoding tetratricopeptide repeat protein, whose product MLTHWRIPLGIIGAVTIVTGHSGSTLALPDSSLSKLLSQSCHISTIKHDRQNLYTALKDTNAFIKLNPEYAPAWVRRGELRFAMRDHKGAIEDYSQAIRLNPSCTAAYHNRGVVRWQQRDAQGAIADYTQVIQLAPRYAVSYYHRGSIYHKLGNHNAALADYNSAIRLSPDYAAVYYNRAIVRDRLRDKQGAIADYGEYLRYYPNNASVYFYRASLFHQLKNYQQALADYDQALRLNPNYAEVYYNRGTAYSALGYQQRKLADYEQVLKRDPDLFVRHRYGAKAFLDRATIRAEIAETKLTNKNYSQAVEHYTQAIADYTQAIRIDPNYIDPNYALAYTHRGVAQAKLNRHQLAAQDYNEALRLNPGDAQVYYYRGNLRYHLTDYQGAVADYDAVEKLNPDLIEVYYARGDAYQALKKYEQAESDYSKFLHFNPRHARAYYKRGDARLELGKYRAAVTDYTIFLRSHSNHAEAYYKRGDARFYLGDKQGAIEDYNHFISLKPNYAEAYYKRGMAREDVGDTQGAAADYQQALQLNPQLARIYTNRGVPRNDMASKPVSLEDFPIRSNPPSPVAYNNRGVARRQSGTPNALADYETALSQGLRRSISANKADEMDIDQAIAYNNQGIARRQAGDLQAALADYDTAIRLAPNYAIAYYNRGVLYDELGDQQKAIADYTKAIQLNPNHAEAHYYRGILLYRSDDNQGALSDLRTAKDLLIQQGKVDLYQQAIEIIKSLE is encoded by the coding sequence ATGCTAACTCACTGGCGAATACCACTAGGAATAATTGGTGCAGTAACTATCGTAACAGGGCACTCAGGCAGTACTTTAGCGTTACCTGATTCAAGCCTGAGTAAATTATTAAGTCAATCTTGTCATATTTCCACAATTAAGCACGATCGCCAAAATCTTTATACCGCGTTAAAGGATACGAATGCATTTATCAAACTTAATCCTGAGTATGCACCAGCATGGGTAAGGCGTGGTGAACTACGCTTCGCAATGAGAGATCATAAAGGTGCAATAGAAGATTACAGCCAAGCAATTCGCCTTAATCCTTCGTGTACCGCAGCTTACCATAACCGAGGTGTTGTGCGTTGGCAGCAGCGAGATGCACAAGGGGCGATCGCCGATTACACTCAAGTTATTCAGCTTGCTCCTCGTTACGCTGTATCCTATTATCATCGTGGCAGTATTTATCATAAGTTAGGAAACCATAACGCCGCACTCGCAGATTACAATTCGGCAATTCGTCTTTCGCCTGACTACGCCGCAGTTTATTATAATCGAGCAATTGTGCGCGATCGCCTACGCGACAAACAAGGTGCGATCGCTGATTATGGAGAGTATTTGCGCTATTACCCTAACAATGCCTCAGTTTACTTTTATCGAGCGTCACTATTCCATCAATTAAAAAACTATCAGCAAGCACTCGCAGACTACGATCAAGCACTGCGTTTGAATCCTAATTATGCAGAAGTTTATTACAACCGAGGAACTGCTTACTCAGCTTTGGGTTATCAGCAACGAAAACTTGCAGATTATGAACAAGTGTTAAAGCGCGATCCTGATTTATTTGTTCGTCATCGCTACGGTGCTAAAGCATTTCTCGACCGCGCTACAATTCGCGCTGAAATTGCTGAAACGAAGCTTACAAATAAAAACTACTCGCAAGCAGTTGAACACTACACCCAGGCGATCGCTGACTACACTCAAGCAATCCGCATCGATCCTAACTATATCGATCCTAACTACGCCCTAGCCTATACTCATCGAGGTGTTGCTCAAGCAAAATTAAATCGACACCAACTCGCTGCTCAAGATTACAACGAAGCCTTACGGTTAAATCCTGGTGACGCACAAGTGTACTATTATCGAGGGAATTTACGCTACCATCTCACTGATTATCAAGGAGCGGTTGCTGATTATGATGCCGTTGAAAAGCTGAATCCAGATTTGATCGAAGTTTACTATGCTCGTGGCGATGCTTATCAGGCTTTAAAGAAATACGAACAAGCAGAATCAGATTACAGCAAATTTCTTCACTTTAATCCGCGTCATGCTAGAGCATACTACAAGCGTGGTGATGCGCGTTTAGAACTAGGAAAATATCGCGCAGCTGTTACCGATTACACGATATTCTTGCGATCGCATTCCAACCACGCAGAAGCATACTACAAACGTGGTGATGCGCGTTTCTATTTAGGAGATAAGCAAGGTGCTATTGAAGACTACAATCACTTTATTAGCTTGAAGCCTAATTACGCCGAAGCATACTACAAGCGGGGTATGGCGCGTGAAGATGTGGGCGATACCCAAGGCGCAGCAGCAGATTATCAACAAGCTTTGCAACTCAATCCGCAATTGGCAAGAATCTACACTAACCGAGGAGTTCCTCGCAACGATATGGCAAGCAAACCAGTGAGTTTAGAAGATTTTCCGATTCGCTCGAATCCTCCTTCACCTGTTGCTTACAATAATCGAGGTGTCGCGCGTCGTCAATCTGGAACACCAAACGCACTTGCAGATTATGAGACTGCGTTAAGTCAAGGGTTACGCCGTAGTATATCTGCGAACAAAGCAGATGAAATGGATATCGATCAAGCCATTGCTTACAACAACCAAGGTATCGCGCGTCGTCAAGCTGGAGATTTACAAGCAGCACTTGCGGATTATGATACTGCAATTCGATTAGCACCAAACTACGCGATCGCTTACTATAACCGAGGAGTTCTTTATGACGAATTGGGAGATCAGCAAAAAGCGATCGCCGATTACACTAAGGCAATACAACTCAATCCCAATCATGCTGAAGCTCACTATTATCGAGGTATCTTACTGTATAGATCAGATGATAACCAAGGTGCTTTAAGCGATTTACGCACAGCCAAAGACTTGCTAATTCAACAAGGAAAAGTGGACTTGTATCAGCAGGCAATTGAAATTATTAAGTCACTAGAATAA
- a CDS encoding MoaD/ThiS family protein, with protein MSNNKIQVTVKLFAAYQEAYGTSELILEFPQGTPVIEVRDRLIQEHPELSQWRDITRFGVNLQFVEPETLLNDGDEVVLIPPVSGG; from the coding sequence ATGTCTAACAATAAAATTCAGGTAACAGTTAAATTATTTGCTGCATATCAAGAAGCTTATGGCACGTCAGAGTTGATACTAGAATTTCCGCAAGGTACACCCGTAATTGAAGTACGCGATCGCCTCATTCAAGAACACCCTGAACTTAGCCAGTGGCGTGATATCACTCGGTTTGGAGTAAACCTTCAATTTGTCGAACCAGAAACTCTTCTCAATGATGGTGATGAGGTAGTGTTGATTCCGCCAGTCAGTGGGGGTTAA
- a CDS encoding ABC transporter substrate-binding protein, protein MKIKPLMFILSICIATLVAFFFPESVQAKDCTLRIIGWEGYMDQSFAKPFEQKYGCKVVATYAGSSDEMYAKIKASKGKTYDLVTASGDLTKRLYDAGLVEPLDLSKVPNYQDLLPTFQKPPYNTFDGQPYGVSIAWGPDFLIYDKTVIKSEPQTWKILYEPQYKGKVSLPDYPIFNADIALWNGYPNIFELSQEKLEKEIKPKLFPLRPQVRKFWNSQGELAQLFLNKEIALAWGWPVAIEELKRANFPVAATIPQEGTTGWSDSWMMIKNSYNQDVAYAWMDYMLTGAAQKQMTEITGYWPVSSQILPLLTAEQQAELHLDDVANFYSKIHFWETVSNYDNWVALWNEFRGQ, encoded by the coding sequence ATGAAAATTAAGCCATTAATGTTCATTCTCAGTATTTGCATTGCAACTTTAGTGGCTTTCTTCTTTCCAGAGTCCGTACAAGCCAAAGACTGTACTTTGCGGATAATCGGCTGGGAAGGTTACATGGATCAATCGTTTGCTAAGCCGTTTGAACAAAAGTATGGGTGCAAAGTTGTTGCTACCTATGCAGGTTCTTCAGATGAAATGTACGCCAAAATCAAAGCGAGTAAAGGGAAAACTTATGATTTAGTCACCGCATCAGGAGACTTGACAAAAAGATTATATGATGCTGGCTTAGTTGAACCACTAGACTTATCCAAAGTACCAAATTATCAAGACCTACTACCAACTTTTCAAAAACCACCTTACAACACTTTTGACGGTCAACCTTACGGTGTTTCTATTGCGTGGGGACCAGATTTTCTAATTTACGATAAAACAGTTATTAAATCAGAACCACAAACTTGGAAAATTCTCTACGAACCGCAATACAAAGGTAAAGTTTCACTACCCGACTACCCAATTTTTAACGCAGATATTGCGCTTTGGAATGGGTATCCTAATATTTTTGAACTCAGTCAAGAAAAGTTAGAAAAAGAGATTAAACCCAAGCTTTTCCCACTACGTCCGCAAGTGCGTAAATTTTGGAATAGCCAAGGCGAACTCGCCCAATTATTCTTAAATAAAGAAATAGCATTAGCCTGGGGATGGCCCGTTGCGATTGAAGAACTCAAACGTGCCAATTTTCCTGTCGCTGCAACAATTCCGCAAGAAGGAACAACCGGTTGGAGTGACTCATGGATGATGATTAAAAACTCTTACAATCAAGACGTAGCCTACGCTTGGATGGACTATATGCTAACCGGTGCAGCCCAAAAACAAATGACCGAAATTACAGGCTACTGGCCAGTTTCCAGCCAAATTTTACCACTCTTGACCGCCGAACAACAAGCAGAATTACATCTCGACGACGTAGCCAATTTCTACAGCAAAATACACTTTTGGGAAACAGTTTCCAACTACGACAACTGGGTAGCACTGTGGAACGAATTCCGAGGACAATAA
- a CDS encoding ABC transporter permease has translation MATSTLIKQQQKKTLPTGFWASFLPPSLWMLGFYFIPIVVLLSYAFMQHEYVQIIPKFTWENFIQIISNPGYRNTLFRTIYIATIVTVINALLAFPVAYYLALYAEKYKQLLTLLILLPLWSSYLVRVFAWRIILGYNGVLNSFLISLGIFTEPSSLFLYNQFSMVVTLCYVWLPFMILPLVTALERLPRNLLEASADLGANPWDTFRKVTFPLVLPGLLAGGVSVFSLTVGDYITASLVGGAGDILVGNIVASQFGVADNWPLGAAFALIILLMLFGLMTILSRQGLLENL, from the coding sequence ATGGCAACATCAACCCTTATCAAACAACAGCAAAAAAAAACACTCCCTACAGGATTTTGGGCAAGCTTTCTGCCACCATCATTGTGGATGTTGGGCTTCTACTTTATTCCCATAGTAGTCTTACTTAGTTACGCTTTCATGCAGCACGAATACGTGCAAATTATTCCTAAATTCACTTGGGAAAACTTCATTCAAATTATTAGTAATCCAGGCTATCGTAATACACTATTTCGTACAATATATATTGCAACAATTGTCACAGTCATTAACGCATTATTAGCCTTTCCAGTAGCTTACTATCTGGCACTATATGCAGAAAAATATAAACAACTGCTAACACTATTAATTTTATTACCCTTATGGTCAAGCTACTTAGTACGAGTATTTGCGTGGCGGATTATTTTAGGTTACAACGGAGTTCTTAACAGCTTTTTAATTTCACTAGGAATATTTACAGAACCGTCTTCTTTATTTCTCTACAATCAATTTTCGATGGTAGTAACGCTGTGTTATGTATGGCTACCGTTTATGATTTTGCCGTTAGTTACCGCCTTAGAAAGATTACCCAGAAATTTACTCGAAGCATCAGCAGATTTAGGTGCAAATCCTTGGGATACCTTTCGCAAAGTGACATTTCCTTTGGTATTACCTGGATTGTTAGCAGGAGGAGTTTCAGTTTTTAGCTTAACCGTAGGAGACTACATCACCGCTTCATTAGTTGGTGGTGCGGGAGATATTTTAGTAGGAAATATTGTTGCTAGTCAGTTTGGCGTAGCGGATAATTGGCCTTTAGGTGCGGCGTTTGCACTGATAATTTTACTAATGTTATTTGGGTTAATGACAATTCTCTCGCGTCAAGGTCTGCTGGAAAATCTATGA
- a CDS encoding ABC transporter permease yields MKQLLGGFTILVYAFMYLPILVIVVFSFSQGRVLALPIQGWTVDWYSAALADDRLQAGLFNSVRVAIAATSIAAILGTLAALAVQKYQFFGKSVFRTAAVLPIILPGIITGVAMLSFFSTLDLPLGLLSVIIGHTTFGFPVVFNTIAARISQLPRSLEEAAADLGAPPWETFWKVVFPGIRSALISATLLAFTLSFDEIIVTIFLTGQDNTLPMEIWARLRFGITPEINATVTLILLFSICLVLLSQKFVRE; encoded by the coding sequence ATGAAACAGCTTTTGGGTGGATTCACAATTCTAGTTTACGCATTTATGTATCTACCTATTTTGGTGATAGTTGTTTTTAGCTTCAGTCAGGGAAGGGTTTTAGCATTACCCATTCAAGGTTGGACTGTGGATTGGTACAGTGCAGCTTTAGCAGATGATCGCTTACAAGCAGGTTTATTTAATAGTGTACGAGTTGCGATCGCCGCGACATCCATCGCCGCCATCTTGGGAACCCTCGCAGCTTTAGCTGTACAAAAATATCAATTTTTTGGTAAAAGTGTCTTTCGTACCGCCGCTGTATTACCGATTATCCTACCTGGAATTATCACTGGTGTGGCTATGTTGAGTTTCTTCTCGACATTAGATTTACCACTGGGACTTTTAAGTGTGATTATCGGTCACACCACCTTTGGTTTTCCAGTCGTTTTTAATACCATCGCCGCGCGAATTTCGCAGCTACCCCGCAGTTTAGAAGAAGCTGCTGCTGATTTAGGCGCACCACCCTGGGAAACATTTTGGAAAGTAGTGTTTCCAGGAATACGTTCAGCATTGATTTCCGCGACACTTCTAGCATTTACCTTAAGCTTTGATGAAATCATTGTCACAATTTTTCTCACAGGTCAAGACAATACTTTACCAATGGAAATTTGGGCGAGGTTGCGTTTTGGAATTACACCCGAAATCAACGCTACAGTGACATTAATTCTTTTGTTTTCGATTTGTTTGGTGTTGTTAAGTCAAAAATTTGTCCGCGAGTAG